The genomic window ATTATATCTTCTTCTTTTTCTATTTTACGTGGGCTTTCACCATCTATTACTCCTATGATCCCTCTGCCCTGTTGCGTTTCAACTAGGAGTACTTGTACCGGGTTGGCTGTTGCGCAGAATATGTTAACAACTTCTGGAACATCTTTTATGCGTTGAAGCACGTTTATTGGGAAAGCATTTTTTAAGAGTATGAGGAATGAATGTCCAGCAGCTATATCGAGCATTTTGTCGGCTGCAAGTTCTTCCAATTCTTCATCATTACCTGCATGTCTTACAAGACAATCTCCTGATGCTTCTGCGAATGCGATCCCAAATTTTGCATGTGGCACGGTATTCACTATAGCCTCATAGAGGTCTTCCACGGTCTTTATAA from Methanothermobacter sp. includes these protein-coding regions:
- a CDS encoding adenosine-specific kinase, translating into MEIKVVELKFEEDINFILGQSHFIKTVEDLYEAIVNTVPHAKFGIAFAEASGDCLVRHAGNDEELEELAADKMLDIAAGHSFLILLKNAFPINVLQRIKDVPEVVNIFCATANPVQVLLVETQQGRGIIGVIDGESPRKIEKEEDIIQRKQFLRKIGYKF